From one Lycium ferocissimum isolate CSIRO_LF1 chromosome 7, AGI_CSIRO_Lferr_CH_V1, whole genome shotgun sequence genomic stretch:
- the LOC132061851 gene encoding probable aspartic proteinase GIP2, which produces MKPLNNMSFVINQRIPLVPVKLTINLGQRFLWVDCGKGYVSSSYKPVPCGSVTCKRSLSGACVESCFDPPSPGCNNNTCSHIPYNPFIRTSNRGELAQHIVSLQSTNGSNPGKFVSANGVDFDCAPTSLLEGLAKRVKGIIGLENGYVGFPTQLANAFCVPRKFAICLSSSTNSHRVMFFGDSPYVFLPGMDVSK; this is translated from the coding sequence ATGAAGCCACTAAATAATATGTCCTTTGTCATTAACCAAAGAATACCCCTTGTGCCAGTAAAACTTACTATTAATCTTGGTCAACGATTTTTATGGGTTGATTGTGGAAAGGGCTATGTTAGCTCATCTTATAAACCTGTCCCTTGTGGTTCTGTCACTTGTAAACGTTCATTATCCGGTGCCTGTGTTGAATCGTGTTTTGATCCTCCTTCACCAGGGTGCAATAATAATACTTGTTCACATATTCCTTATAACCCATTTATTCGTACCAGCAATCGTGGTGAACTTGCTCAGCATATTGTTTCACTTCAATCCACTAATGGTTCAAATCCTGGTAAATTTGTATCAGCAAATGGAGTAGATTTTGACTGTGCTCCTACTTCTCTTCTTGAAGGACTAGCAAAGCGTGTCAAAGGGATTATTGGACTTGAAAATGGTTATGTAGGATTTCCTACTCAATTGGCTAATGCTTTTTGTGTGCCCCGAAAATTCGCTATATGCTTGAGCTCATCCACAAATTCTCATAGAGTTATGTTCTTTGGTGATAGTCCTTATGTTTTTCTTCCTGGAATGGATGTttcaaaatga